A part of Paraliobacillus zengyii genomic DNA contains:
- a CDS encoding CHAP domain-containing protein has product MKKVSFLLLLSIFVALLFASSVSAFSYPNGTKAKAGDILVTDDAAAKGITGHVAIVTDSNNHLEIKGPGYNPDIYSFKK; this is encoded by the coding sequence ATGAAAAAAGTTTCATTTTTACTTTTATTGTCGATCTTTGTCGCCCTTTTATTTGCAAGTTCAGTATCAGCTTTCTCTTATCCCAATGGAACAAAAGCAAAAGCAGGAGATATCTTAGTGACAGACGACGCTGCCGCTAAAGGAATAACTGGTCATGTTGCTATAGTAACTGACTCAAATAATCATTTAGAGATAAAAGGGCCTGGTTATAATCCAGATATTTATTCTTTTAAAAAATAG
- a CDS encoding MarR family winged helix-turn-helix transcriptional regulator, whose product MDEVKNAATIAEVEKELRYISGIIKQKGREILKNYPITTPQFIALQWLLEDGDLTIGEVSNKINLAFSTTTDLIDRMEKNLLVERKRDTKDRRVVRIHLLDKGKDIIQEVIEKRQDYLEDVLEDVSTDRVDVLYDILKLLHKQMKLDQDKNSNV is encoded by the coding sequence GTGGATGAAGTTAAAAACGCAGCGACAATTGCAGAAGTAGAGAAAGAACTACGGTATATTTCTGGAATAATTAAACAAAAGGGTCGTGAAATTTTAAAAAACTATCCGATAACGACACCTCAATTTATAGCCTTACAGTGGTTATTAGAAGATGGGGATTTAACAATTGGAGAAGTTTCGAATAAAATAAATTTAGCTTTCAGTACAACAACTGATTTAATAGATAGAATGGAAAAAAATCTTTTAGTGGAACGAAAAAGAGATACAAAAGATCGACGTGTTGTTCGAATACATTTATTAGACAAAGGTAAAGATATTATTCAAGAAGTAATCGAGAAAAGACAGGATTATTTAGAAGATGTCTTAGAAGATGTTTCAACAGACCGAGTAGATGTATTGTATGATATTTTGAAGTTGCTTCACAAACAAATGAAACTGGATCAAGATAAAAATAGTAATGTGTAA
- the racE gene encoding glutamate racemase yields the protein MDQPIGVIDSGVGGLTVASELMRQLPKEQLIYLGDTLRCPYGPRPKEEVIQYTLEMVNFLLKQDIKLLVIACNTATAFTLELLQEKLDIPVIGVIQPGARAAIKMTKNMQIGVIGTEGTIESRAYPEALHSINSEIEVQGLPCPEFVPMVEQGVFTGAKAYQVVENALQSIKEKEIIDTLILGCTHYPLLKDTIQAVMGEEVHIISSGEETAREVSVILGYHQTIYEGERSPNHRFYTTGPWEIFERIAIQWLDIPINIIENADIETN from the coding sequence GTGGATCAACCGATTGGAGTCATTGACTCAGGTGTTGGTGGTCTGACAGTAGCGAGTGAGCTGATGCGTCAATTACCAAAAGAACAATTAATTTATTTAGGGGATACATTACGTTGTCCATATGGTCCACGACCAAAAGAAGAAGTAATTCAATACACGTTAGAAATGGTTAACTTTTTATTGAAGCAAGATATAAAGTTACTTGTTATAGCTTGTAATACAGCAACAGCTTTCACATTGGAATTACTACAAGAGAAATTAGATATACCTGTGATTGGAGTTATTCAACCAGGAGCTCGAGCGGCGATAAAGATGACAAAAAACATGCAAATAGGTGTTATTGGAACAGAAGGAACAATTGAAAGCCGGGCTTATCCAGAGGCTTTGCATAGTATTAATTCTGAAATAGAAGTACAAGGTCTACCATGCCCTGAATTTGTCCCAATGGTTGAACAAGGTGTATTTACTGGTGCTAAAGCATATCAAGTGGTAGAGAACGCTTTGCAATCTATTAAGGAAAAAGAAATAATTGATACACTAATTTTAGGTTGCACGCACTATCCGCTATTAAAGGATACTATTCAAGCTGTGATGGGAGAAGAAGTTCATATCATCTCATCAGGTGAAGAGACTGCACGAGAAGTTAGTGTAATCTTAGGTTATCATCAAACGATATACGAAGGTGAACGTTCACCAAATCATCGTTTTTATACCACTGGCCCATGGGAAATTTTTGAACGTATTGCGATTCAATGGTTAGATATACCAATTAATATTATTGAGAATGCAGATATAGAAACAAACTAG
- a CDS encoding metallophosphoesterase: protein MPKVLITSDSHGLTEELEIIKERHKDEVDQMIHCGDSELEFDASPMDNFKKVTGNCDFDSRYPDELDFAVADLNFYITHGHMHQVKTSLKPVIKRAKELDAKIICHGHSHIAVAQKIDNKVIINPGSIRLPRVREEKTYAILSWETSQELTVDFYDVDGNLVKDLGFETTIK from the coding sequence ATGCCAAAAGTATTGATCACCAGTGATAGTCATGGGTTAACAGAGGAACTTGAAATAATTAAGGAACGTCACAAGGATGAGGTCGACCAAATGATTCATTGTGGCGATTCAGAATTAGAATTTGACGCTAGTCCAATGGATAATTTCAAGAAAGTTACTGGGAATTGTGATTTTGATTCACGGTATCCTGATGAATTAGATTTTGCTGTTGCTGATTTAAACTTTTACATTACTCATGGACATATGCATCAAGTAAAAACTTCTTTAAAACCAGTTATTAAGCGAGCAAAAGAATTAGATGCAAAGATAATTTGTCATGGTCATTCTCATATTGCAGTAGCACAGAAAATCGACAATAAAGTTATCATTAATCCTGGCAGTATACGTCTGCCACGCGTACGTGAAGAAAAAACCTATGCGATTTTATCATGGGAAACAAGTCAAGAATTAACAGTAGATTTTTATGATGTTGATGGAAATCTAGTGAAAGATTTAGGCTTCGAGACAACAATAAAATGA
- a CDS encoding XTP/dITP diphosphatase has product MKEIMIATQNKGKVKDFQLLFKKYDINVTSLLDLKEPIDDIEETGSTFEENAIIKAATIAEKFKIPVLADDSGLEIDALDGRPGVYSARYAGEEKDDQKNLHKVLDEMHDIADENRSARFVCVLAIVRPNQEPVVKRGTCEGKITRIPIGANGFGYDPIFQPIDTKLTMAQLNSDQKNEISHRGNALKKIEEWVKSI; this is encoded by the coding sequence ATGAAAGAAATCATGATTGCGACCCAAAATAAGGGTAAAGTGAAAGATTTTCAATTGCTATTTAAAAAATATGATATTAACGTGACTTCTTTATTGGATTTGAAAGAACCAATTGACGATATTGAAGAAACAGGTAGTACTTTTGAGGAAAATGCAATCATAAAAGCAGCAACAATTGCAGAAAAATTTAAGATTCCTGTTTTAGCTGATGATTCTGGTTTGGAAATAGATGCATTAGATGGACGACCAGGTGTATACTCTGCTCGTTATGCAGGAGAAGAAAAAGATGATCAAAAGAATCTACATAAAGTATTAGATGAAATGCATGATATCGCAGATGAAAATCGTTCAGCTCGATTTGTTTGTGTACTAGCAATAGTAAGGCCAAACCAAGAACCAGTAGTTAAACGTGGAACATGTGAGGGCAAGATAACACGCATACCAATTGGTGCAAATGGATTTGGTTACGATCCGATTTTTCAACCAATTGATACCAAGCTAACCATGGCGCAACTAAACTCTGATCAAAAAAATGAGATTAGTCATCGAGGAAATGCGTTAAAAAAAATAGAAGAATGGGTAAAGAGTATATAG
- the rph gene encoding ribonuclease PH: MRPSEREVDQLRDIKIETGYTKHPEGSVLITVGDTKVICNASIEDRVPPFMRNKGKGWITAEYAMLPRATDTRNIRESSKGKVSGRTMEIQRLIGRALRAVVDLDKIGERTIWVDCDVIQADGGTRTASITGAFVAIVHAFGTLIEKGTIKEMPITDYLAAISVGVMPDGTEVLDLEYTEDSQAHVDMNIVMTGNGKFVEIQGTGEEATFSPAQLQTMLGLADKGLKEIFDIQKDALQQWSTYLEK, encoded by the coding sequence ATGAGACCAAGTGAGCGTGAAGTAGATCAACTAAGAGATATAAAAATTGAGACGGGTTATACAAAACATCCAGAGGGTTCAGTATTAATTACAGTTGGAGATACAAAAGTAATATGTAATGCAAGTATAGAAGATCGTGTTCCACCATTTATGCGTAATAAAGGAAAAGGTTGGATAACAGCAGAATATGCTATGTTGCCGCGTGCAACAGATACAAGAAATATCCGTGAGTCTTCAAAAGGTAAAGTATCAGGAAGAACGATGGAGATCCAACGTTTAATTGGTCGTGCCTTACGTGCAGTTGTTGACTTAGATAAAATTGGTGAGCGTACTATTTGGGTTGATTGTGATGTCATCCAAGCAGATGGTGGTACACGAACTGCATCGATTACAGGTGCATTTGTTGCAATTGTTCACGCCTTTGGTACATTAATCGAAAAAGGAACAATCAAAGAAATGCCAATTACTGATTATTTAGCAGCAATCTCTGTTGGTGTGATGCCAGATGGAACAGAAGTTTTAGATTTAGAATATACAGAGGATTCACAAGCACATGTTGATATGAATATCGTGATGACAGGTAACGGAAAGTTTGTAGAAATTCAAGGTACTGGTGAAGAAGCTACATTTAGTCCAGCACAATTACAAACAATGTTAGGTTTGGCAGATAAAGGTTTAAAAGAAATATTTGATATCCAAAAAGATGCATTACAACAGTGGTCAACATATTTAGAAAAGTAG
- a CDS encoding GerMN domain-containing protein has product MSMRLFKLTIRIGLPILFVLFLTTGCGLFQGEQTLEEIDVPVGQTTDTEQTDDTVEQETVETTVGEEGVDVTTTETETVPRELYLINEEGMVVPQTMELPKTETNEVATQVLEYLIKDGPVTSSLPNGFEAVLPAGTQILGLNLEEDGTLVVDLSEEFTEYQPEEEQQIIQAMTYTLTQFDNVNKINLWINGFEQKEMPVNGTPLTDGYSRANGINVYHADGVDLLDSEAVTLYYPSQQGEQLYYVPVTQHVEMIEDNVYQSVVQALLDGPSYDLGLLNVFNQNATIMEEPTIEDGVLQVTFSKEILSDEASGAISDEVMETLVLTLTDQVNVEAVSVNVDDVEQVFNEHGVPYSEPVSRDTFVPVGSL; this is encoded by the coding sequence ATGAGTATGCGATTATTCAAACTGACAATAAGAATTGGATTACCGATTTTGTTTGTATTATTTTTGACAACTGGTTGTGGACTATTTCAAGGTGAACAAACATTAGAAGAAATAGATGTGCCAGTTGGTCAAACAACTGATACAGAACAAACGGATGACACAGTAGAGCAAGAGACGGTTGAAACGACTGTTGGAGAAGAAGGCGTTGATGTTACAACAACAGAAACAGAAACAGTTCCAAGAGAATTATATTTAATTAATGAAGAAGGAATGGTTGTTCCACAAACAATGGAATTACCTAAAACAGAAACTAATGAAGTAGCTACTCAAGTATTAGAGTATTTAATTAAGGATGGTCCGGTCACTTCTAGTTTACCAAATGGATTTGAGGCAGTTTTACCAGCTGGTACACAAATTTTAGGCTTGAATTTAGAGGAAGATGGTACATTAGTTGTAGATTTGTCAGAAGAGTTTACAGAATATCAGCCGGAAGAAGAACAACAAATCATTCAAGCAATGACATACACGCTTACACAATTTGATAATGTTAACAAAATTAATCTTTGGATTAATGGATTTGAGCAAAAGGAGATGCCAGTAAACGGTACACCACTAACAGATGGCTACTCACGCGCAAATGGCATTAATGTTTATCATGCAGATGGTGTGGATCTTTTGGATAGTGAAGCCGTAACGCTTTACTATCCATCACAACAAGGCGAACAATTATATTATGTGCCAGTAACACAACATGTTGAGATGATTGAGGATAATGTTTATCAATCAGTTGTACAAGCATTGTTAGATGGCCCATCCTATGATCTAGGTTTACTAAATGTTTTTAATCAGAATGCTACAATTATGGAAGAACCAACAATAGAAGATGGTGTCTTGCAGGTAACATTCAGTAAAGAAATTCTAAGTGACGAAGCAAGCGGAGCAATATCTGATGAAGTAATGGAGACATTGGTATTAACGTTGACAGACCAAGTGAATGTAGAAGCTGTTTCTGTAAATGTTGATGATGTTGAACAAGTATTTAATGAACATGGTGTGCCTTATAGCGAACCTGTTTCAAGGGATACCTTTGTACCAGTTGGAAGTTTGTAA